A portion of the Erythrolamprus reginae isolate rEryReg1 chromosome 13 unlocalized genomic scaffold, rEryReg1.hap1 SUPER_13_unloc_5, whole genome shotgun sequence genome contains these proteins:
- the BCAN gene encoding brevican core protein has product MAPCRDLLLCAALAQLVSLGASFHFARESTDDPKSLRVSIAKYPPVRAVLSGSLTIPCHVTYLRPPPAAEMASRHGVRGTLRVKWTFLAEGKETEVLVARGLKVKVNDLYHDRVALPFYPDSLTDATLVLSELRYNDSGLYRCEAQHGIEDGQDFLEVKVKGVIFHYRGGSSRYAYTFPQAQAACARIGAAIATPEQLHAAYSSGYEQCDAGWLADQTVRYPIHTPREACYGDMNGLPGIRNYGVVDPEDTYDVYCYVEELYGDLFLVSPPRKFTWEEAKAECQAQGAEMATTGQLYAAWTRGLDHCNPGWLADGSVRYPIVAPREKCGGNNPGVKTLFLFHNQTGFPDPRSRFDVFCFREGSGPSQEPPLPEAESSQAITTVTQKMEELQLSEGEAEGAKESRGAIYSVPLFQEPPGGPEEPSEAFEEAATTQPEEEEEEEEEASPGGCDGQTGGEDPRGGSCARRQGPEQELVEPSAEEGPSTQEAPTPDQKPQWEEGDPETLEAEDGEASEEKEPHDVHDPGRPSPETVAGFSDSLEGWTVGKVHEGPSETVTEGTPGASHAPSSPGAAATGTPSARRAESSSVAGYAPSTLREAGAEPPATVAFLVTPWVPVLLLSGSPEESGDHSGASWPPPPATWSSPVAISTPLDEAVAASEALAGHGEEPDASAEEPPEEASEEEDHRWTTAPWAEGEGHPEAVPSRGPLGLDFFSTPFLEASLTTTHSRPVLPTESASLGASGSVSDSCMPNPCRNGGTCTEGSGRPGCLCLPGYGGDSCDTSLRKCQSGWDVFQGSCYKHFSSRRSWEEAETRCREHGGHLANIMSPEEQSFINNQYREYQWIGLNDRTIEGDFQWSDGSPLVSGAPKTP; this is encoded by the exons ATGGCCCCCTGCCGAGACCTCTTGCTCTGCGCTGCGTTGGCCCAGCTGGTGTCTCTGGGGGCATCGTTCCACTTTGCCAGGGAGAGCACAG ATGACCCCAAATCTCTCCGGGTCTCCATTGCCAAGTATCCACCGGTCCGAGCCGTCCTGTCTGGCAGCCTCACCATCCCCTGCCACGTCACTTACCTGCGGCCGCCGCCCGCTGCCGAAATGGCCAGCCGCCACGGGGTTCGGGGCACCCTCCGCGTAAAATGGACCTTCCTGGCCGAGGGCAAAGAGACGGAGGTCCTGGTGGCTCGGGGCCTGAAGGTCAAAGTCAACGACCTCTACCATGACCGAGTCGCCCTGCCCTTCTACCCCGACTCGCTGACCGATGCCACGCTGGTCCTGAGTGAGCTGCGCTACAACGACTCGGGACTCTATCGCTGCGAGGCTCAACACGGGATTGAGGATGGGCAGGACTTCCTGGAGGTGAAGGTGAAGG GGGTCATCTTCCATTACCGGGGAGGGTCTTCCCGCTACGCGTACACCTTTCCCCAGGCTCAGGCGGCCTGCGCCCGGATCGGAGCAGCCATCGCCACCCCGGAGCAGCTCCACGCCGCCTACAGCAGTGGCTACGAGCAGTGCGACGCCGGCTGGCTGGCGGACCAGACTGTCAG GTACCCTATCCATACCCCTCGCGAAGCCTGCTACGGAGACATGAACGGCTTACCGGGAATCCGCAACTATGGCGTAGTCGATCCTGAAGACACGTACGACGTCTACTGCTACGTTGAAGAACTTTATG GGGACCTGTTTCTGGTGAGCCCCCCGAGGAAATTCACCTGGGAGGAGGCCAAGGCCGAGTGTCAAGCTCAGGGGGCCGAGATGGCCACGACTGGGCAGCTCTATGCGGCCTGGACCCGAGGGCTTGACCACTGCAACCCCGGCTGGCTGGCAGACGGCAGCGTCCGCTACCCGATTGTGGCGCCCCGCGAGAAGTGCGGAGGGAACAACCCGGGAGTCAAgaccctcttcctcttccacaacCAGACGGGATTCCCAGACCCCCGGAGCAGGTTCGATGTCTTCTGCTTCAGAG AGGGGAGCGGCCCCTCCCAGGAACCCCCCCTCCCGGAGGCCGAGAGCAGCCAGGCCATCACCACCGTGACCCAGAAGATGGAGGAGCTGCAGCTGTCCGAGGGCGAGGCTGAGGGGGCCAAGGAGTCCAGGGGGGCCATTTACTCCGTGCCCCTCTTCCAGGAGCCCCCTGGGGGGCCAGAGGAGCCGAGCGAAGCCTTTGAGGAGGCAGCCACCACACagcccgaggaggaggaggaggaggaggaggaggccagcCCAGGCGGTTGTGATGGGCAGACTGGTGGAGAAGACCCCCGAGGCGGCAGCTGTGCCAGGCGACAAGGGCCTG AGCAAGAGCTGGTGGAGCCCAGCGCGGAGGAGGGGCCCAGCACCCAGGAAGCCCCCACCCCAGACCAGAAGCCGCAGTGGGAGGAAGGTGACCCAGAGACTTTGGAGGCCGAGGATGGAGAGGCCAGTGAGGAGAAGGAGCCCCACGATGTCCACGACCCTGGGCGGCCCTCCCCAGAGACTGTGGCCGGCTTCTCTGACAGCCTGGAGGGATGGACGGTGGGCAAAGTCCACGAAGGACCCTCAGAGACGGTCACCGAAGGGACCCCTGGTGCCAGCCACGCTCCCAGCTCACCCGGAGCAGCTGCCACCGGAACTCCTTCTGCCAGGCGTGCCGAAAGCAGCTCCGTTGCTGGATATGCCCCTAGCACCCTCCGAGAGGCAGGAGCTGAGCCCCCAGCGACTGTCGCTTTCCTCGTCACCCCCTGGGTCCCCGTGCTGCTCCTGTCTGGCTCGCCTGAAGAGAGTGGGGACCACTCAGGTGCCTCCTGGCCACCCCCGCCAGCCACCTGGTCTTCCCCCGTGGCCATCTCCACTCCCCTGGACGAGGCCGTGGCTGCCTCGGAGGCCTTGGCCGGTCACGGAGAGGAGCCTGatgccagcgcggaggagccccCGGAGGAAGCATCAGAGGAGGAGGACCATCGGTGGACGACGGCGCCATGGGCAGAGGGAGAAGGGCACCCGGAGGCTGTGCCCTCCAGAGGCCCCCTGGGCTTGGACTTCTTCAGCACCCCCTTCCTAGAGGCCTCCTTGACCACTACCCACTCCCGGCCAGTTCTGCCCACCGAGAGTGCCAGCCTCGGCGCATCTGGCAGCGTGTCAG ACTCCTGCATGCCAAACCCCTGCAGGAACGGAGGGACCTGCACGGAGGGAAGTGGGCGCCCAGGCTGCCTCTGCCTGCCAGGATACGGAGGGGACTCCTGCGACACCA gCTTGAGGAAGTGCCAGTCCGGCTGGGATGTCTTCCAAGGATCCTGCTACAAGCATTTTTCTTCCCGGAGGAGCTGGGAGGAGGCCGAGACCCGGTGCAGGGAGCACGGGGGCCACTTGGCCAACATCATGTCTCCGGAGGAGCAGAGCTTCATCAACA ATCAGTACAGAGAATACCAGTGGATTGGCCTGAATGACCGCACGATCGAAGGGGACTTCCAGTGGTCTGATGGGAGCCCTCTGGTAAGTGGGGCTCCAAAAACTCCCTGA